One genomic segment of Helicobacter pylori NQ4053 includes these proteins:
- the mnmE gene encoding tRNA uridine-5-carboxymethylaminomethyl(34) synthesis GTPase MnmE has translation MNDTIAAIATPLGKGAISIIKISGHNALNILKQLTQKQDFTPRYAYVCDIFSNGVLLDKALVIYFKAPYSFTGEDVCEIQCHGSPLLAQNILQACLNLGARLAKAGEFSKKAFLNHKMDLSEIEASVQLILCEDESVLNALARQLKGELKIFIEEARNNLLKLLASSEVLIDYSEEDIPSDFLKEVSFNLEKQIASFKDLLDFSNAQKQRNKGHALSIVGKPNAGKSSLLNAMLLEERALVSDIKGTTRDTIEEVIELKGHKVRLIDTAGIRESTDEIERLGIEKSLKSLENCDIILGVFDLSKPLEKEDFTIIDTLNRAKKPCIVVLNKNDLAPKLELEILKSYLKIPYSILETNTLNSKACLKDLSQKISGFFPKLDTQNKLLLTSLAQKTALENAITELQNAKSHLDTLELFSYHILSAIENLNLLTRPYETSQMLDSMFSEFCLGK, from the coding sequence CACCCAAAAACAAGACTTCACCCCCAGATACGCTTACGTGTGCGATATTTTTTCTAATGGCGTTTTATTGGACAAAGCGCTAGTCATTTATTTCAAAGCCCCCTATAGTTTCACCGGTGAAGATGTGTGCGAAATCCAATGCCATGGAAGCCCCCTTTTAGCGCAAAATATCTTACAAGCCTGTTTGAATTTAGGGGCTAGGCTCGCTAAAGCGGGGGAATTTAGCAAAAAAGCCTTTTTAAACCATAAAATGGATTTGAGCGAGATTGAAGCGAGCGTTCAGCTCATCCTTTGTGAAGATGAAAGCGTTTTAAACGCTCTGGCTAGGCAGCTTAAGGGCGAGTTAAAAATTTTTATTGAAGAAGCCAGAAATAATCTTTTAAAGCTTTTGGCGAGTTCAGAAGTTTTGATTGATTATAGCGAAGAAGACATCCCTAGCGATTTTTTAAAGGAAGTGTCTTTTAATTTAGAAAAACAAATCGCCTCTTTTAAGGATTTGTTAGACTTTTCTAACGCGCAAAAACAAAGGAACAAAGGGCATGCCTTAAGCATTGTTGGCAAACCCAATGCCGGTAAAAGCTCCCTATTAAACGCTATGCTTTTAGAAGAAAGGGCTTTAGTGAGCGATATTAAAGGCACGACAAGAGACACTATAGAAGAAGTCATTGAACTAAAAGGGCATAAGGTGCGCTTGATTGATACGGCTGGCATTAGAGAGAGCACGGATGAAATAGAGCGTTTAGGGATTGAAAAAAGCCTTAAAAGTTTAGAAAATTGCGACATCATTTTAGGCGTGTTTGATCTTTCTAAACCCCTAGAAAAAGAAGATTTTACTATCATTGACACCCTTAATCGCGCTAAAAAGCCTTGTATTGTCGTTTTGAACAAAAACGATCTAGCCCCCAAACTAGAGCTTGAAATTTTAAAATCTTATCTTAAAATCCCTTATTCTATCCTAGAAACCAACACCCTAAATTCCAAGGCTTGCTTGAAAGATTTGAGCCAAAAAATCAGTGGGTTTTTCCCCAAACTAGACACTCAAAACAAACTTTTGCTCACTTCCCTAGCCCAAAAAACCGCCCTAGAAAACGCCATTACTGAATTGCAAAACGCTAAAAGCCATTTAGACACTTTAGAGCTTTTTTCTTATCATATTTTAAGCGCGATAGAAAACTTGAACTTGCTCACCCGCCCTTATGAAACCAGCCAAATGCTTGATAGCATGTTTAGCGAATTTTGCTTAGGCAAATGA